The DNA sequence GCATGTTGAATCGAATCACAATCCACTCCCGGTCATCGATACACCCAAAGATTGCAATTCCTTCAAAGCCTTGCGGTCAAGTTCGGTAATTTCTTCAAATTTAGTGGTACGTTGATAAGCTTTCAGTGCCTCAACAGCCGCAGGGTCATTGGGCATATTCAACAGAATTCGGGAAAGCCGTGATTTGACCTTTTCCGGGAGCCCGGGACGTACGATTTCAAAAGCTCTGGGAACCGGGTCGGATTGGTAAATGACTCGAAAGCTTTCTTTTTGATGAGGCAGGATATGATCCGGTTTCTCAAAATCAAGATTGCTGATACAACCAGCATCAACCCAGTTACTTTCTACCCAGGCAGCGGTATTTTGTTCGGCCTGGCTGAATACAAATCCAGTGAAAGGGTGGCTTGCTACTTCACGCGGTGACTCAAGTTCCTGCAATTTCAATCCCGCTTTTTGCAAAGCGTAACGGGGCAACAGATAAGCACTTGTAGAACCGCGATCTTCAAAAGCGACCACCTTACCCTTCAGGTCTTCCAGGGAATAAATGTCACTGTCCTTATGCACCACAATCAGGCTGTGATATTCCCTCACACCTTTTTTCCATTTCAAAAGCAGCAACTCTGCTCCTGCTTCCTTTTCAAACTTGAGCGCACTAAAAGGTGTATCAGTCACCAGATCGACCTGATTATTTTTGAGCATGGCAGTCATGCCATCGACACTCTTTGCCAGACGCACTTCCACCCGTTCGTAACCCAACTCTTTTAAATGAGGAAGCAGATATTGAGCCATCACCATCAGGCGCGGGTAGTGTTTCTTGGGGTTGTGAGTGACCTTTCCAATAATGAAAGTCGTGGAACGATTTTCTGGTGTAACAACCCTGGAACCAGGTTCAGCCTGTGTTTGTGAACAAAAGAGTAACGTGACACACATAAACAGGGAGACACAGAAACACACAAACGAGCCACTGCGATGGCGTATGTCAGTTAGCCTTGCATCGGGAAGTACGCGGTTAAATACCGTCATAATGAAATTGTGGTTATAGTCTCTGATTACTGCGTAGCAGCTTCTTATAATTGTTGTAACTTTGACTGATCCCCCTGACAGCCCAAAGTCGCATTTGTCCGGCCATTTTACACAATCAAGATAACCACGGTAAAAAAATCTCCCTGCCGTTGCCCTGAAGCCTTCATATGCATACAATTCAAAAGTGTTATGTTATTACATTACTAGATTTCTAACAGCTAAAGGTAAAGCACGATGAAACTCCTCTCCCTGACTGCCGGGTGTCTGTTAACTACAGCCTCCTTTGCAGGTGAGCCACACTCCCTGGACGACAGCCATCATCACGAAGCCCACGCTCATGTCCACGGCGAAGCCGCCCTCACCCTGGTGTTGGAGGATGGCGAACTGCATATTCAGCTCTACTCACCGGCTTACAACATTACCGGTTTTGAGCACGAGCCCACTGATGAGGGAGAGCGAGCCACCGTCAATATTGCCGCCCACCGCTTGAGACAGCTGGACACCTTGATCGAATTGCCTAAAGACGCTAACTGCCAGCTGAACTCGGTGAAAGTGAATTCCAGCCTGCTGGAAGACGATCATGCTGGCCACAACCATGATCATGACGACCTGGATAAAAGCGCCCACCATGCCGACTTTTATGTGGATTATGAATTGAGCTGTAAAGACACCAGCAAACTCAACGGTATTACCGTCAAGATGTTCAAGCAATTTCGCGCGGTAGAAAAGACCAAAGTGGAATGGGTAATTGAGGGTAAGCAGGGAGCAGCAGTTACTACCCCAGAGTCTGCGAAAGTCAATTTCTAAGTAACTTTAAGAGCTGCCACATTCAGTAATAAATTCATCACCAAGATAGTAGCTGTACCACTATATTTGCAGGACTGGCTCGGCCAGGGGTTGCAGTGACCGTGGCCAGCAAGGATGCTGGCCTCGAGTCCCCACGGATGGGTCTACGACGTGTCACTGCAGCCCCTGGCCGATCCAGTCCCGGCACCGAGCTCCAGTGAACAACTTTCTGAACTACATCTCTTCCTTGTAAAGCTCCACTGAACTTGCTTCCAGCGTATAGGCGGCAAACCCCATGTCGTTCATCTTGCCTTTGGTCATCAGCTTGCCGGTTACCCAAAACGGGTCGTAAATAGAATCCAGCACAATACCCACCTCCATGGTGACATAGATCAGCTGGTTCGGTGGCGGAGGTGGTACGTGAATGCAGGCGCCAAAATAGGGCACCAGAAAAAACTCCGTCACCACCATATCGTCGTTAAACTCCAGTGGCACAATAAATCCGGATATTTTTACCTCGGTGTTATTCAGCTCGGCAACAGTCTTGGTGGATGTCAGCACCTCTCGCCACATCTGTTTAGCCTTCTGAGTATCCACATCAGATCCATCCATTGCACTGCCCTGGCTATCCAGAGGGTTACCCAGGCTCAGCGAACTGCCTGAGTCCAGAGGATTGCCTTGATCCAATGAGTTACCAGAATCCAGCATATCGTCAGATTTGATGAAATCGAGGCTATTGAGGCTCATTTCACCCGGCGCTAATTCAATCTCTTCACCAAGGTGTTCAATCTCAGGCAGCGCCGCCATTTTTTGGCGATCTTCCTTGGTGAGAAGATCCATCCAGTCCAGAACTCTTGGTTCCTTTTTCTCTGCCTGTACAAATCCTGCAAACATCAGCAGGGATATAGCTATTAAGACCTGTTTCACACTTATCTCTCCAAATTGGCGACTCTGGCCTGGAAGTTATTGCCCACAGAAGTGTTATATTATTGCATTCCAAATCATCTATACAGAACTATCCATACAGAGGGAATGATGACGGAATCACCACAACCCGCTATTCAGATCACAAATCTGCAATTTGGTTGGCATTCTGCACAACCGCTTTTGACCATTCCCGAGTTCTCCATCAACCGCGGCGAACACCTGTTTCTGTACGGGCCATCTGGTTCAGGTAAAACCACCCTGCTGAACCTTCTGGCTGGCGTGATTTGCCCTCAACAGGGCTCCCTGAAAGTGCTTGGTACCGAGTTCACCAAACTCAGCGCCCACAAGCGGGATCGTTTTCGTGCTCTGCATATCGGGGTTATCTTTCAGCAGTTCAACCTGATTCCCTATCTCAGCGTCCTCGACAACGTGTTATTGACTGGTCATTTTGCACGAATCAAAGACCGCAACGCGTTGCAATCACGTGCGGTTGAGTTGCTATTATCTCTTGGCCTGAAGGAAGAGTTGCACCACCGAAAGGCCACCTCGTTGAGCGTTGGACAACAACAACGCGTTGCGGTTGCCCGGGCACTGGTCTGCCAGCCGGAACTATTGATTGCCGATGAACCCACATCCGCACTGGACAGTGACAACCGCGATGGCTTTCTGGATTTACTGTTCAACGCTGCCGATCAGTGCAACAGCACCGTTGTGTTTGTCAGCCACGATCGTGCGCTGCAGGAACGATTTACCCGCACGGTGGATATTCGTTCGTTAAATGGAGGCCAGTCCGATGCTGCTTAAACTTGCCCGTCAGAGCCTCTGGAACCGACGTTCAACTGCCCTGCTTACCGTGATCTCATTGACCATCAGTATCGCCCTGCTGTTGGGCATCGATCACTTGCGCCGCGAAGCCAAGCAGAGCTTTACCAGCACCCTGTCCGGTACCGACCTGATTATCGGCGCGCGCAGCGGCTCCACTAACCTGCTGCTCTACTCGGTGTTTCGCATCGGCAATGCAACCAACAACATCAGCTGGGACAGTTACCAGGCCATTGATACCCACTCTCTGGTGGAGTGGACTATTCCGCTGTCGCTGGGCGACTCGCATCGCGGATTTCGCGTACTGGGTACCAACGACAGCTACTTTGAACACTACCGCTACGGTAAAAAACAGACACTGGAGTTCCTGCAGGGCAAACCTTTTAACGGTGTTTACGAAGCTGTAATCGGCTCACAAGTGGCTCGCAAACTGGGCTATCAGGTCGGCGAGGAGATCATTGTCTCTCACGGCATTGGTGAAACCGATTTTGCCAAACACGATGACAAACCGTTCACCATCGTGGGTATCCTCAGACCAACCGGCACACCGGTCGACCAGACCGTGCATGTGTCACTGGCAGGAATCGAGGCGATTCACGTCGACTGGCAAACCGGAACGCGAATTCCTGGACAGGAGATCAGTGCCGAAGAGGCGCTTGAACACGACCTTCAACCCAAAAACATCACTGCTTGCCTGGTGGGTCTTAACTCGAAGATGGCAACCTTCAATATGCAGCGCAAAATCAATACCTACGGGGGCGAGGCGCTGATGGCTATTCTACCGGGCGTGGCGTTATCCGAGCTGTGGCAGATGCTGGGTATGGTGGAAAACACTCTGCTGGTGATCTCGTTCCTGGTACTGCTGGCCACGCTGGTAGGTATGATGACCACCCTGCTCGCTTCCATGAAAGAGCGACAACGGGAGATGGCCATTTTGCGCGCCATGGGCGCCCACGCCAGCTATCTATTTATTCTGGTAGAAATGGAGATCATTCTGCTGGCTGCATTGGGTGTGGCTGGAGGATTTGGTCTTCTCAGCTCGGCACTGGCAATCAGTCAGCCATGGTTGGCCAGTGAATTCGGGTTGTTCTTGTCTATCAATCCCATTGGCAAAGATACATTGAG is a window from the Porticoccaceae bacterium LTM1 genome containing:
- a CDS encoding phosphate/phosphite/phosphonate ABC transporter substrate-binding protein — encoded protein: MTVFNRVLPDARLTDIRHRSGSFVCFCVSLFMCVTLLFCSQTQAEPGSRVVTPENRSTTFIIGKVTHNPKKHYPRLMVMAQYLLPHLKELGYERVEVRLAKSVDGMTAMLKNNQVDLVTDTPFSALKFEKEAGAELLLLKWKKGVREYHSLIVVHKDSDIYSLEDLKGKVVAFEDRGSTSAYLLPRYALQKAGLKLQELESPREVASHPFTGFVFSQAEQNTAAWVESNWVDAGCISNLDFEKPDHILPHQKESFRVIYQSDPVPRAFEIVRPGLPEKVKSRLSRILLNMPNDPAAVEALKAYQRTTKFEEITELDRKALKELQSLGVSMTGSGL
- a CDS encoding DUF2796 domain-containing protein, coding for MKLLSLTAGCLLTTASFAGEPHSLDDSHHHEAHAHVHGEAALTLVLEDGELHIQLYSPAYNITGFEHEPTDEGERATVNIAAHRLRQLDTLIELPKDANCQLNSVKVNSSLLEDDHAGHNHDHDDLDKSAHHADFYVDYELSCKDTSKLNGITVKMFKQFRAVEKTKVEWVIEGKQGAAVTTPESAKVNF
- a CDS encoding DUF3299 domain-containing protein, whose protein sequence is MKQVLIAISLLMFAGFVQAEKKEPRVLDWMDLLTKEDRQKMAALPEIEHLGEEIELAPGEMSLNSLDFIKSDDMLDSGNSLDQGNPLDSGSSLSLGNPLDSQGSAMDGSDVDTQKAKQMWREVLTSTKTVAELNNTEVKISGFIVPLEFNDDMVVTEFFLVPYFGACIHVPPPPPNQLIYVTMEVGIVLDSIYDPFWVTGKLMTKGKMNDMGFAAYTLEASSVELYKEEM
- a CDS encoding ABC transporter ATP-binding protein — protein: MTESPQPAIQITNLQFGWHSAQPLLTIPEFSINRGEHLFLYGPSGSGKTTLLNLLAGVICPQQGSLKVLGTEFTKLSAHKRDRFRALHIGVIFQQFNLIPYLSVLDNVLLTGHFARIKDRNALQSRAVELLLSLGLKEELHHRKATSLSVGQQQRVAVARALVCQPELLIADEPTSALDSDNRDGFLDLLFNAADQCNSTVVFVSHDRALQERFTRTVDIRSLNGGQSDAA
- a CDS encoding ABC transporter permease, coding for MLLKLARQSLWNRRSTALLTVISLTISIALLLGIDHLRREAKQSFTSTLSGTDLIIGARSGSTNLLLYSVFRIGNATNNISWDSYQAIDTHSLVEWTIPLSLGDSHRGFRVLGTNDSYFEHYRYGKKQTLEFLQGKPFNGVYEAVIGSQVARKLGYQVGEEIIVSHGIGETDFAKHDDKPFTIVGILRPTGTPVDQTVHVSLAGIEAIHVDWQTGTRIPGQEISAEEALEHDLQPKNITACLVGLNSKMATFNMQRKINTYGGEALMAILPGVALSELWQMLGMVENTLLVISFLVLLATLVGMMTTLLASMKERQREMAILRAMGAHASYLFILVEMEIILLAALGVAGGFGLLSSALAISQPWLASEFGLFLSINPIGKDTLSIAGGIIGLAAVLGVIPALAAYRKALSEGLVAKT